In the genome of Populus trichocarpa isolate Nisqually-1 chromosome 6, P.trichocarpa_v4.1, whole genome shotgun sequence, one region contains:
- the LOC112327891 gene encoding nuclear pore complex protein NUP43 isoform X1, protein MARTNLTEPPKIHRIPQPKFIDAIRWLPSPSPFRKSFISSLFDSDFHTPSLEIHSLDPSKTLTTPLLSWTPPSRISSLKSTPSLFAASTFLGSLHIFKTPEEMSVLGNDMSGLGGETSVMEPVVSVVGREFHVGSIGGVDLMEGGSECVSVGEDGRVNLVVEKGGFRRVFDGNGLVSYSAVKWASPSEFVTGGCGFGLQWWDLRQPGAAVAQFKGSCLCCRDRGTTSGIIHSIDIHPSRKHTCLAGGSSGTVFAWDLRRQQEPIILSSIGSSDTMTQPLSESEVWEVQYDYYTKSLNSNISSSRILPAMICSEDGILAVIEQGEEPTELLAEPCAINSFDIDRQNPSDVICSLEWESIVILSRP, encoded by the exons ATGGCAAGAACAAACCTTACAGAACCCCCCAAAATCCACAGAATCCCACAACCCAAATTCATTGACGCAATTCGCTGGCTCCCTTCTCCTTCCCCTTTTCGAAAATCCTTCATTTCCTCCCTCTTTGATTCGGATTTCCACACTCCTTCCCTCGAAATCCACTCTCTAGACCCTTCTAAAACCCTAACCACCCCACTCTTGTCCTGGACCCCACCTTCCCGTATTTCCTCTCTCAAATCCACTCCTTCCCTCTTCGCTGCCTCCACTTTCCTGGGTTCTCTCCACATTTTCAAAACGCCAGAGGAAATGTCGGTTTTGGGGAATGACATGTCGGGTTTGGGTGGTGAAACGTCGGTTATGGAACCTGTAGTGTCGGTTGTTGGCAGGGAGTTTCATGTGGGGTCCATTGGGGGTGTGGATTTGATGGAAGGAGGGAGTGAGTGTGTTAGTGTTGGAGAAGATGGGAGGGTTAATTTGGTTGTTGAGAAGGGAGGTTTTAGGAGGGTTTTTGATGGGAATGGATTGGTTTCATATTCGGCAGTTAAATGGGCTTCCCCGTCTGAGTTTGTGACTGGTGGATGTGGGTTTGGACTTCAGTGGTGGGACCTTAGACAGCCTGGTGCTGCCGTTGCTCAGTTTAAGGGTAGCTG CTTATGCTGTAGGGATCGTGGCACAACTTCTGGGATCATTCACTCCATTGATATCCATCCATCCCGTAAGCACACATGTCTG GCAGGAGGTTCATCAGGTACTGTATTTGCCTGGGATTTAAGAAGGCAACAAGAACCGATTATTCTTTCTTCAATTGGCTCTAGTGACACTATGACCCAACCATTATCTGAAAGCGAGGTTTGGGAAGTTCAATATGACTACTACACCAAGTCTTTGAATAGTAATATTTCATCATCGCGGATCTTACCTGCTATGATCTGCTCTGAAGATGGGATCCTTGCTGTCATTGAACAAG GTGAGGAACCCACTGAGCTCTTGGCTGAACCCTGTGCCATCAACAGCTTTGACATTGATCGCCAAAACCCCTCG GATGTAATATGTAGTTTGGAGTGGGAATCCATTGTCATTTTGTCAAGGCCGTAA
- the LOC7485266 gene encoding uncharacterized protein LOC7485266 isoform X1: protein MVAIKRSFFLINLKLSHHVRLKKNGRKCFATALAKRMEPSENSRSQEQPVFPVTVPKNILSQSAAPVFRLKKNGRKCFATALAKRKEPSENSRSQEQPVFPLRVPKNILSQSAAAVFGLGFIDAGYSGDWSRIGVISKESEDLLKVAAFVVIPLCVFLIFSVSKEE from the exons ATGGTGGCCATAAAGAGGAGCTTTTTCTTGATCAACCTCAAACTTTCTCATCATGTGCGCCTGAAGAAGAATGGCAGAAAATGTTTTGCCACCGCATTGGCTAAAAGGATGGAACCGTCTGAGAACTCAAGATCCCAGGAACAGCCTGTTTTTCCAGTGACAGTTCCTAAAAATATTCTGTCTCAGTCTGCTGCTCCTGTTTTCAGACTGAAGAAGAATGGCAGAAAGTGTTTTGCCACCGCATTGGCTAAAAGGAAGGAACCGTCTGAGAACTCAAGATCCCAGGAACAGCCTGTTTTTCCGCTGCGAGTTCCTAAAAATATTCTGTCACAGTCTGCTGCTGCTGTTTTCGGACTTGGATTCATTGATGCTGG GTACAGTGGAGATTGGTCAAGGATTGGAGTGATCTCAAAGGAGAGTGAAGACTTGCTAAAGGTTGCGGCCTTTGTGGTTATTCCTCTGTGTgtctttcttatattttcagTCTCAAAGGAAGAatag
- the LOC7485266 gene encoding uncharacterized protein LOC7485266 isoform X2, with protein sequence MVAIKRSFFLINLKLSHHVRLKKNGRKCFATALAKRMEPSENSRSQEQPVFPVTVPKNILSQSAAPVFRLKKNGRKCFATALAKRKEPSENSRSQEQPVFPLRVPKNILSQSAAAVFGLGFIDAGGDWSRIGVISKESEDLLKVAAFVVIPLCVFLIFSVSKEE encoded by the exons ATGGTGGCCATAAAGAGGAGCTTTTTCTTGATCAACCTCAAACTTTCTCATCATGTGCGCCTGAAGAAGAATGGCAGAAAATGTTTTGCCACCGCATTGGCTAAAAGGATGGAACCGTCTGAGAACTCAAGATCCCAGGAACAGCCTGTTTTTCCAGTGACAGTTCCTAAAAATATTCTGTCTCAGTCTGCTGCTCCTGTTTTCAGACTGAAGAAGAATGGCAGAAAGTGTTTTGCCACCGCATTGGCTAAAAGGAAGGAACCGTCTGAGAACTCAAGATCCCAGGAACAGCCTGTTTTTCCGCTGCGAGTTCCTAAAAATATTCTGTCACAGTCTGCTGCTGCTGTTTTCGGACTTGGATTCATTGATGCTGG TGGAGATTGGTCAAGGATTGGAGTGATCTCAAAGGAGAGTGAAGACTTGCTAAAGGTTGCGGCCTTTGTGGTTATTCCTCTGTGTgtctttcttatattttcagTCTCAAAGGAAGAatag
- the LOC112327891 gene encoding nuclear pore complex protein NUP43 isoform X2, producing the protein MARTNLTEPPKIHRIPQPKFIDAIRWLPSPSPFRKSFISSLFDSDFHTPSLEIHSLDPSKTLTTPLLSWTPPSRISSLKSTPSLFAASTFLGSLHIFKTPEEMSVLGNDMSGLGGETSVMEPVVSVVGREFHVGSIGGVDLMEGGSECVSVGEDGRVNLVVEKGGFRRVFDGNGLVSYSAVKWASPSEFVTGGCGFGLQWWDLRQPGAAVAQFKGSWDRGTTSGIIHSIDIHPSRKHTCLAGGSSGTVFAWDLRRQQEPIILSSIGSSDTMTQPLSESEVWEVQYDYYTKSLNSNISSSRILPAMICSEDGILAVIEQGEEPTELLAEPCAINSFDIDRQNPSDVICSLEWESIVILSRP; encoded by the exons ATGGCAAGAACAAACCTTACAGAACCCCCCAAAATCCACAGAATCCCACAACCCAAATTCATTGACGCAATTCGCTGGCTCCCTTCTCCTTCCCCTTTTCGAAAATCCTTCATTTCCTCCCTCTTTGATTCGGATTTCCACACTCCTTCCCTCGAAATCCACTCTCTAGACCCTTCTAAAACCCTAACCACCCCACTCTTGTCCTGGACCCCACCTTCCCGTATTTCCTCTCTCAAATCCACTCCTTCCCTCTTCGCTGCCTCCACTTTCCTGGGTTCTCTCCACATTTTCAAAACGCCAGAGGAAATGTCGGTTTTGGGGAATGACATGTCGGGTTTGGGTGGTGAAACGTCGGTTATGGAACCTGTAGTGTCGGTTGTTGGCAGGGAGTTTCATGTGGGGTCCATTGGGGGTGTGGATTTGATGGAAGGAGGGAGTGAGTGTGTTAGTGTTGGAGAAGATGGGAGGGTTAATTTGGTTGTTGAGAAGGGAGGTTTTAGGAGGGTTTTTGATGGGAATGGATTGGTTTCATATTCGGCAGTTAAATGGGCTTCCCCGTCTGAGTTTGTGACTGGTGGATGTGGGTTTGGACTTCAGTGGTGGGACCTTAGACAGCCTGGTGCTGCCGTTGCTCAGTTTAAGGGTAGCTG GGATCGTGGCACAACTTCTGGGATCATTCACTCCATTGATATCCATCCATCCCGTAAGCACACATGTCTG GCAGGAGGTTCATCAGGTACTGTATTTGCCTGGGATTTAAGAAGGCAACAAGAACCGATTATTCTTTCTTCAATTGGCTCTAGTGACACTATGACCCAACCATTATCTGAAAGCGAGGTTTGGGAAGTTCAATATGACTACTACACCAAGTCTTTGAATAGTAATATTTCATCATCGCGGATCTTACCTGCTATGATCTGCTCTGAAGATGGGATCCTTGCTGTCATTGAACAAG GTGAGGAACCCACTGAGCTCTTGGCTGAACCCTGTGCCATCAACAGCTTTGACATTGATCGCCAAAACCCCTCG GATGTAATATGTAGTTTGGAGTGGGAATCCATTGTCATTTTGTCAAGGCCGTAA
- the LOC7485266 gene encoding uncharacterized protein LOC7485266 isoform X3 — protein sequence MVAIKRSFFLINLKLSHHVRLKKNGRKCFATALAKRMEPSENSRSQEQPVFPVTVPKNILSQSAAPVFRLKKNGRKCFATALAKRKEPSENSRSQEQPVFPLRVPKNILSQSAAAVFGLGFIDAGAISNLGTVEIGQGLE from the exons ATGGTGGCCATAAAGAGGAGCTTTTTCTTGATCAACCTCAAACTTTCTCATCATGTGCGCCTGAAGAAGAATGGCAGAAAATGTTTTGCCACCGCATTGGCTAAAAGGATGGAACCGTCTGAGAACTCAAGATCCCAGGAACAGCCTGTTTTTCCAGTGACAGTTCCTAAAAATATTCTGTCTCAGTCTGCTGCTCCTGTTTTCAGACTGAAGAAGAATGGCAGAAAGTGTTTTGCCACCGCATTGGCTAAAAGGAAGGAACCGTCTGAGAACTCAAGATCCCAGGAACAGCCTGTTTTTCCGCTGCGAGTTCCTAAAAATATTCTGTCACAGTCTGCTGCTGCTGTTTTCGGACTTGGATTCATTGATGCTGG TGCCATTTCAAATTTAGGTACAGTGGAGATTGGTCAAGGATTGGAGTGA